In Mus musculus strain C57BL/6J chromosome 1, GRCm38.p6 C57BL/6J, a single genomic region encodes these proteins:
- the Ano7 gene encoding anoctamin-7 isoform X3, with the protein MLRGQAREEDSVVLIDMASPEAGNGCSYGSTAQASEAGKQQVAPSRVGSSAKPPIDLRNQENPTKDKTDTHEVWRETFLENLCLAGLKIDQHDVQDEAAAVHYILLRAPWAVLCYYAEDLRLKLPLQELPNQASNWSATLLEWLGIPNILLEHVPDTPPEYYSCQFKASKLQWFLGSDNQDTFFTSTKRHQILFEILAKTPYGHEKKGLFGIDQLLAEGVFSAAFPLHDGPFSAVPESSQVLGLIQRQVLFQHWARWGKWNKYQPLDHVRRYFGEKVALYFAWLGFYTGWLLPAAVVGTVVFLVGCFLVFSDIPTQELCHSSDSFDMCPLCSDCSFWLLSSACTLAQAGRLFDHGGTVFFSLFMALWAVLLLEYWKRKNATLAYRWDCSDYEDIEERPRPQFAATAPMTALNPITGEDEPYFPEKNRVRRMLAGSVVLLMMVAVVIMCLVSVILYRAVMAIIVSRSDNAFLSAWASRIASLTGSVVNLVFILILSKVYVLLAQVLTRWEMHRTQTEFEDAFTLKVFIFQFVNFYASPVYIAFFKGRFVGYPGNYHTLFGIRNEECPAGGCLSELAQELLVIMVGKQIINNVQEVLVPKLKGCWQKFSRGKKAGTGTHPAPWEADYELLPCEGLFHEYLEMVLQFGFVTIFVAACPLAPLFALLNNWVEIRLDARKFVCEYRRPVAERAQDIGIWFHILTGLTHLAVISNAFLLAFSSDFLPRVYYSWTHAPDLHGFLNFTLARAPPTFTSAHNRTCRYRAFRDDDGHYSPTYWTLLAIRLAFVIVFEHVVFSIGRVLDLLVPDIPESVEIKVKREYYLAKQALAENEALLGATGVKDDQPPSSEPSLGLPA; encoded by the exons ATGCTGCGGGGGCAAGCGCGAGAAGAAGACAGCGTGGTGCTGATCGACATGGCCTCCCCTGAAGCAGGGAATGGATGCTCCTATGGGAGCACAGCCCAAGCCTCAGAG GCAGGTAAACAGCAGGTGGCCCCCAGCAGAGTTGGGAGCTCTGCCAAACCCCCAATTG ACCTGAGGAACCAAGAGAACCCCACGAAGgacaagacagacacacacgagGTCTGGCGGGAGACTTTTCTGGAGAATCTTTGCTTGGCTGGCCTGAAAATAGATCAG CATGATGTCCAGGATGAGGCCGCTGCAGTTCATTACATCCTCCTCCGCGCACCCTGGGCTGTGCTTTGCTACTATGCAGAAGACCTGCGCCTGAAGCTGCCTCTACAG GAGTTACCCAACCAGGCCTCCAACTGGTCAGCCACCCTTCTGGAGTGGCTGGGCATCCCCAATATCCTGCTGGAGCACGTGCCTGACACGCCCCCCGAGTATTACTCCTGCCAGTTCAAAGCAAGCAAGCTGCAATG GTTTCTTGGGAGTGACAACCAAGACACCTTCTTCACCAGCACCAAGAGGCATCAGATT CTATTTGAGATCCTGGCCAAGACTCCATATGGGCACGAGAAGAAAGGCCTGTTTGGGATTGACCAGCTGCTGGCAGAAGGTGTATTCAgtgcagccttccctctgcaTGAC GGCCCATTCTCTGCAGTCCCAGAGAGCTCACAGGTCCTGGGTCTCATCCAACGCCAAGTCTTATTCCAGCACTGGGCTCGCTGGGGCAAGTGGAACAAGTACCAGCCATTGGACCATGTGCGAAGGTACTTCGGGGAGAAGGTGGCTCTCTACTTCGCCTGGCTTG GGTTTTACACTGGTTGGCTCCTGCCTGCGGCAGTAGTGGGCACAGTGGTCTTCCTGGTGGGATGTTTCCTGGTGTTCTCAGACATACCAAC GCAGGAGCTGTGTCACAGCTCAGACAGCTTCGACATGTGCCCGCTGTGCTCCGACTGTTCTTTTTGGCTGCTCTCCAGTGCCTGCACCCTGGCCCAG GCTGGGCGGCTCTTCGACCATGGCGGCACCGTCTTCTTCAGTTTGTTCATGGCACTGTGGGCGGTGCTGCTTCTGGAGTACTGGAAGCGGAAAAACGCCACATTGGCCTACCGCTGGGACTGTTCTGACTATGAAGACATTGAG GAGAGGCCTCGGCCCCAGTTCGCTGCAACGGCCCCCATGACAGCCCTGAACCCCATCACGGGGGAAGATGAGCCCTACTTTCCTGAGAAGAATCGTGTACGCCGCATGCTGGCTGGTTCTGTGGTGCTCTTGATGATG GTGGCTGTGGTGATTATGTGCCTTGTATCTGTCATCCTGTACCGGGCCGTCATGGCTATCATTGTGTCCAGGTCAGACAACGCCTTCCTCTCTGCCTGG GCTTCACGGATTGCCAGCCTCACAGGGTCAGTGGTGAACCTTGTCTTCATCCTCATCCTCTCCAAGGTCTATGTGCTCCTGGCCCAGGTCCTAACAAGATGGG AGATGCACCGGACACAGACCGAGTTTGAGGATGCCTTCACCCTCAAGGTGTTCATCTTCCAGTTTGTGAATTTCTACGCCTCGCCCGTGTATATCGCCTTCTTCAAGGGCAG GTTTGTGGGATACCCGGGCAACTACCACACCTTGTTTGGAATCCGAAATGAGGAG TGTCCAGCTGGAGGCTGCCTCAGTGAGCTGGCACAGGAGCTCCTGGTCATCATGGTGGGCAAGCAGATCATCAATAACGTGCAGGAGGTTCTTGTCCC AAAGCTGAAAGGCTGCTGGCAGAAGTTCTCCAGGGGCAAGAAGGCTGGCACGGGGACCCACCCAGCACCTTGGGAGGCCGACTATGAGTTGCTGCCTTGTGAGGGGCTGTTTCACGAATACCTTGAAATGG TGCTGCAGTTTGGATTCGTCACCATCTTCGTAGCTGCCTGCCCGCTGGCGCCGCTTTTTGCCCTACTCAACAACTGGGTGGAGATCCGCCTAGATGCGCGCAAGTTCGTGTGCGAGTATCGGCGCCCAGTGGCGGAGCGCGCCCAGGACATCGGCATCTGGTTCCACATCCTAACGGGCCTCACACACCTCGCGGTCATCAGCAAT GCCTTCCTGCTGGCCTTCTCCTCCGACTTCCTGCCACGTGTCTACTACAGCTGGACGCACGCCCCTGACCTGCATGGCTTCCTCAATTTCACGCTGGCACGAGCACCGCCCACTTTCACCTCCGCACACAACCGCACTTGCAG GTACCGGGCTTTCCGGGATGATGATGGACACTATTCTCCGACTTACTGGACTCTCCTGGCCATCCGCCTGGCCTTTGTCATCGTATTTGAG CATGTGGTGTTCTCCATTGGCCGTGTTCTGGATCTCTTGGTTCCTGACATCCCAGAATCCGTGGAGATCAAGGTGAAGcgggaatactatttagctaaaCAAGCACTGGCTGAGAACGAG gctctccttGGAGCAACAGGAGTGAAGGATGACCAACCTCCAAGTTCAGAGCCCAGCCTGGGTCTTCCAGCCTAA
- the Ano7 gene encoding anoctamin-7 isoform X4, with product MLRGQAREEDSVVLIDMASPEAGNGCSYGSTAQASEAGKQQVAPSRVGSSAKPPIDFVLVWEEDLRNQENPTKDKTDTHEHDVQDEAAAVHYILLRAPWAVLCYYAEDLRLKLPLQELPNQASNWSATLLEWLGIPNILLEHVPDTPPEYYSCQFKASKLQWFLGSDNQDTFFTSTKRHQILFEILAKTPYGHEKKGLFGIDQLLAEGVFSAAFPLHDGPFSAVPESSQVLGLIQRQVLFQHWARWGKWNKYQPLDHVRRYFGEKVALYFAWLGFYTGWLLPAAVVGTVVFLVGCFLVFSDIPTQELCHSSDSFDMCPLCSDCSFWLLSSACTLAQAGRLFDHGGTVFFSLFMALWAVLLLEYWKRKNATLAYRWDCSDYEDIEERPRPQFAATAPMTALNPITGEDEPYFPEKNRVRRMLAGSVVLLMMVAVVIMCLVSVILYRAVMAIIVSRSDNAFLSAWASRIASLTGSVVNLVFILILSKVYVLLAQVLTRWEMHRTQTEFEDAFTLKVFIFQFVNFYASPVYIAFFKGRFVGYPGNYHTLFGIRNEECPAGGCLSELAQELLVIMVGKQIINNVQEVLVPKLKGCWQKFSRGKKAGTGTHPAPWEADYELLPCEGLFHEYLEMVLQFGFVTIFVAACPLAPLFALLNNWVEIRLDARKFVCEYRRPVAERAQDIGIWFHILTGLTHLAVISNAFLLAFSSDFLPRVYYSWTHAPDLHGFLNFTLARAPPTFTSAHNRTCRYRAFRDDDGHYSPTYWTLLAIRLAFVIVFEHVVFSIGRVLDLLVPDIPESVEIKVKREYYLAKQALAENEALLGATGVKDDQPPSSEPSLGLPA from the exons ATGCTGCGGGGGCAAGCGCGAGAAGAAGACAGCGTGGTGCTGATCGACATGGCCTCCCCTGAAGCAGGGAATGGATGCTCCTATGGGAGCACAGCCCAAGCCTCAGAG GCAGGTAAACAGCAGGTGGCCCCCAGCAGAGTTGGGAGCTCTGCCAAACCCCCAATTG attttgttcttgtttgggaAGAAGACCTGAGGAACCAAGAGAACCCCACGAAGgacaagacagacacacacgag CATGATGTCCAGGATGAGGCCGCTGCAGTTCATTACATCCTCCTCCGCGCACCCTGGGCTGTGCTTTGCTACTATGCAGAAGACCTGCGCCTGAAGCTGCCTCTACAG GAGTTACCCAACCAGGCCTCCAACTGGTCAGCCACCCTTCTGGAGTGGCTGGGCATCCCCAATATCCTGCTGGAGCACGTGCCTGACACGCCCCCCGAGTATTACTCCTGCCAGTTCAAAGCAAGCAAGCTGCAATG GTTTCTTGGGAGTGACAACCAAGACACCTTCTTCACCAGCACCAAGAGGCATCAGATT CTATTTGAGATCCTGGCCAAGACTCCATATGGGCACGAGAAGAAAGGCCTGTTTGGGATTGACCAGCTGCTGGCAGAAGGTGTATTCAgtgcagccttccctctgcaTGAC GGCCCATTCTCTGCAGTCCCAGAGAGCTCACAGGTCCTGGGTCTCATCCAACGCCAAGTCTTATTCCAGCACTGGGCTCGCTGGGGCAAGTGGAACAAGTACCAGCCATTGGACCATGTGCGAAGGTACTTCGGGGAGAAGGTGGCTCTCTACTTCGCCTGGCTTG GGTTTTACACTGGTTGGCTCCTGCCTGCGGCAGTAGTGGGCACAGTGGTCTTCCTGGTGGGATGTTTCCTGGTGTTCTCAGACATACCAAC GCAGGAGCTGTGTCACAGCTCAGACAGCTTCGACATGTGCCCGCTGTGCTCCGACTGTTCTTTTTGGCTGCTCTCCAGTGCCTGCACCCTGGCCCAG GCTGGGCGGCTCTTCGACCATGGCGGCACCGTCTTCTTCAGTTTGTTCATGGCACTGTGGGCGGTGCTGCTTCTGGAGTACTGGAAGCGGAAAAACGCCACATTGGCCTACCGCTGGGACTGTTCTGACTATGAAGACATTGAG GAGAGGCCTCGGCCCCAGTTCGCTGCAACGGCCCCCATGACAGCCCTGAACCCCATCACGGGGGAAGATGAGCCCTACTTTCCTGAGAAGAATCGTGTACGCCGCATGCTGGCTGGTTCTGTGGTGCTCTTGATGATG GTGGCTGTGGTGATTATGTGCCTTGTATCTGTCATCCTGTACCGGGCCGTCATGGCTATCATTGTGTCCAGGTCAGACAACGCCTTCCTCTCTGCCTGG GCTTCACGGATTGCCAGCCTCACAGGGTCAGTGGTGAACCTTGTCTTCATCCTCATCCTCTCCAAGGTCTATGTGCTCCTGGCCCAGGTCCTAACAAGATGGG AGATGCACCGGACACAGACCGAGTTTGAGGATGCCTTCACCCTCAAGGTGTTCATCTTCCAGTTTGTGAATTTCTACGCCTCGCCCGTGTATATCGCCTTCTTCAAGGGCAG GTTTGTGGGATACCCGGGCAACTACCACACCTTGTTTGGAATCCGAAATGAGGAG TGTCCAGCTGGAGGCTGCCTCAGTGAGCTGGCACAGGAGCTCCTGGTCATCATGGTGGGCAAGCAGATCATCAATAACGTGCAGGAGGTTCTTGTCCC AAAGCTGAAAGGCTGCTGGCAGAAGTTCTCCAGGGGCAAGAAGGCTGGCACGGGGACCCACCCAGCACCTTGGGAGGCCGACTATGAGTTGCTGCCTTGTGAGGGGCTGTTTCACGAATACCTTGAAATGG TGCTGCAGTTTGGATTCGTCACCATCTTCGTAGCTGCCTGCCCGCTGGCGCCGCTTTTTGCCCTACTCAACAACTGGGTGGAGATCCGCCTAGATGCGCGCAAGTTCGTGTGCGAGTATCGGCGCCCAGTGGCGGAGCGCGCCCAGGACATCGGCATCTGGTTCCACATCCTAACGGGCCTCACACACCTCGCGGTCATCAGCAAT GCCTTCCTGCTGGCCTTCTCCTCCGACTTCCTGCCACGTGTCTACTACAGCTGGACGCACGCCCCTGACCTGCATGGCTTCCTCAATTTCACGCTGGCACGAGCACCGCCCACTTTCACCTCCGCACACAACCGCACTTGCAG GTACCGGGCTTTCCGGGATGATGATGGACACTATTCTCCGACTTACTGGACTCTCCTGGCCATCCGCCTGGCCTTTGTCATCGTATTTGAG CATGTGGTGTTCTCCATTGGCCGTGTTCTGGATCTCTTGGTTCCTGACATCCCAGAATCCGTGGAGATCAAGGTGAAGcgggaatactatttagctaaaCAAGCACTGGCTGAGAACGAG gctctccttGGAGCAACAGGAGTGAAGGATGACCAACCTCCAAGTTCAGAGCCCAGCCTGGGTCTTCCAGCCTAA
- the Ano7 gene encoding anoctamin-7 isoform 1 (isoform 1 is encoded by transcript variant 1), whose protein sequence is MLRGQAREEDSVVLIDMASPEAGNGCSYGSTAQASEAGKQQVAPSRVGSSAKPPIDFVLVWEEDLRNQENPTKDKTDTHEVWRETFLENLCLAGLKIDQHDVQDEAAAVHYILLRAPWAVLCYYAEDLRLKLPLQELPNQASNWSATLLEWLGIPNILLEHVPDTPPEYYSCQFKASKLQWFLGSDNQDTFFTSTKRHQILFEILAKTPYGHEKKGLFGIDQLLAEGVFSAAFPLHDGPFSAVPESSQVLGLIQRQVLFQHWARWGKWNKYQPLDHVRRYFGEKVALYFAWLGFYTGWLLPAAVVGTVVFLVGCFLVFSDIPTQELCHSSDSFDMCPLCSDCSFWLLSSACTLAQAGRLFDHGGTVFFSLFMALWAVLLLEYWKRKNATLAYRWDCSDYEDIEERPRPQFAATAPMTALNPITGEDEPYFPEKNRVRRMLAGSVVLLMMVAVVIMCLVSVILYRAVMAIIVSRSDNAFLSAWASRIASLTGSVVNLVFILILSKVYVLLAQVLTRWEMHRTQTEFEDAFTLKVFIFQFVNFYASPVYIAFFKGRFVGYPGNYHTLFGIRNEECPAGGCLSELAQELLVIMVGKQIINNVQEVLVPKLKGCWQKFSRGKKAGTGTHPAPWEADYELLPCEGLFHEYLEMVLQFGFVTIFVAACPLAPLFALLNNWVEIRLDARKFVCEYRRPVAERAQDIGIWFHILTGLTHLAVISNAFLLAFSSDFLPRVYYSWTHAPDLHGFLNFTLARAPPTFTSAHNRTCRYRAFRDDDGHYSPTYWTLLAIRLAFVIVFEHVVFSIGRVLDLLVPDIPESVEIKVKREYYLAKQALAENEALLGATGVKDDQPPSSEPSLGLPA, encoded by the exons ATGCTGCGGGGGCAAGCGCGAGAAGAAGACAGCGTGGTGCTGATCGACATGGCCTCCCCTGAAGCAGGGAATGGATGCTCCTATGGGAGCACAGCCCAAGCCTCAGAG GCAGGTAAACAGCAGGTGGCCCCCAGCAGAGTTGGGAGCTCTGCCAAACCCCCAATTG attttgttcttgtttgggaAGAAGACCTGAGGAACCAAGAGAACCCCACGAAGgacaagacagacacacacgagGTCTGGCGGGAGACTTTTCTGGAGAATCTTTGCTTGGCTGGCCTGAAAATAGATCAG CATGATGTCCAGGATGAGGCCGCTGCAGTTCATTACATCCTCCTCCGCGCACCCTGGGCTGTGCTTTGCTACTATGCAGAAGACCTGCGCCTGAAGCTGCCTCTACAG GAGTTACCCAACCAGGCCTCCAACTGGTCAGCCACCCTTCTGGAGTGGCTGGGCATCCCCAATATCCTGCTGGAGCACGTGCCTGACACGCCCCCCGAGTATTACTCCTGCCAGTTCAAAGCAAGCAAGCTGCAATG GTTTCTTGGGAGTGACAACCAAGACACCTTCTTCACCAGCACCAAGAGGCATCAGATT CTATTTGAGATCCTGGCCAAGACTCCATATGGGCACGAGAAGAAAGGCCTGTTTGGGATTGACCAGCTGCTGGCAGAAGGTGTATTCAgtgcagccttccctctgcaTGAC GGCCCATTCTCTGCAGTCCCAGAGAGCTCACAGGTCCTGGGTCTCATCCAACGCCAAGTCTTATTCCAGCACTGGGCTCGCTGGGGCAAGTGGAACAAGTACCAGCCATTGGACCATGTGCGAAGGTACTTCGGGGAGAAGGTGGCTCTCTACTTCGCCTGGCTTG GGTTTTACACTGGTTGGCTCCTGCCTGCGGCAGTAGTGGGCACAGTGGTCTTCCTGGTGGGATGTTTCCTGGTGTTCTCAGACATACCAAC GCAGGAGCTGTGTCACAGCTCAGACAGCTTCGACATGTGCCCGCTGTGCTCCGACTGTTCTTTTTGGCTGCTCTCCAGTGCCTGCACCCTGGCCCAG GCTGGGCGGCTCTTCGACCATGGCGGCACCGTCTTCTTCAGTTTGTTCATGGCACTGTGGGCGGTGCTGCTTCTGGAGTACTGGAAGCGGAAAAACGCCACATTGGCCTACCGCTGGGACTGTTCTGACTATGAAGACATTGAG GAGAGGCCTCGGCCCCAGTTCGCTGCAACGGCCCCCATGACAGCCCTGAACCCCATCACGGGGGAAGATGAGCCCTACTTTCCTGAGAAGAATCGTGTACGCCGCATGCTGGCTGGTTCTGTGGTGCTCTTGATGATG GTGGCTGTGGTGATTATGTGCCTTGTATCTGTCATCCTGTACCGGGCCGTCATGGCTATCATTGTGTCCAGGTCAGACAACGCCTTCCTCTCTGCCTGG GCTTCACGGATTGCCAGCCTCACAGGGTCAGTGGTGAACCTTGTCTTCATCCTCATCCTCTCCAAGGTCTATGTGCTCCTGGCCCAGGTCCTAACAAGATGGG AGATGCACCGGACACAGACCGAGTTTGAGGATGCCTTCACCCTCAAGGTGTTCATCTTCCAGTTTGTGAATTTCTACGCCTCGCCCGTGTATATCGCCTTCTTCAAGGGCAG GTTTGTGGGATACCCGGGCAACTACCACACCTTGTTTGGAATCCGAAATGAGGAG TGTCCAGCTGGAGGCTGCCTCAGTGAGCTGGCACAGGAGCTCCTGGTCATCATGGTGGGCAAGCAGATCATCAATAACGTGCAGGAGGTTCTTGTCCC AAAGCTGAAAGGCTGCTGGCAGAAGTTCTCCAGGGGCAAGAAGGCTGGCACGGGGACCCACCCAGCACCTTGGGAGGCCGACTATGAGTTGCTGCCTTGTGAGGGGCTGTTTCACGAATACCTTGAAATGG TGCTGCAGTTTGGATTCGTCACCATCTTCGTAGCTGCCTGCCCGCTGGCGCCGCTTTTTGCCCTACTCAACAACTGGGTGGAGATCCGCCTAGATGCGCGCAAGTTCGTGTGCGAGTATCGGCGCCCAGTGGCGGAGCGCGCCCAGGACATCGGCATCTGGTTCCACATCCTAACGGGCCTCACACACCTCGCGGTCATCAGCAAT GCCTTCCTGCTGGCCTTCTCCTCCGACTTCCTGCCACGTGTCTACTACAGCTGGACGCACGCCCCTGACCTGCATGGCTTCCTCAATTTCACGCTGGCACGAGCACCGCCCACTTTCACCTCCGCACACAACCGCACTTGCAG GTACCGGGCTTTCCGGGATGATGATGGACACTATTCTCCGACTTACTGGACTCTCCTGGCCATCCGCCTGGCCTTTGTCATCGTATTTGAG CATGTGGTGTTCTCCATTGGCCGTGTTCTGGATCTCTTGGTTCCTGACATCCCAGAATCCGTGGAGATCAAGGTGAAGcgggaatactatttagctaaaCAAGCACTGGCTGAGAACGAG gctctccttGGAGCAACAGGAGTGAAGGATGACCAACCTCCAAGTTCAGAGCCCAGCCTGGGTCTTCCAGCCTAA
- the Ano7 gene encoding anoctamin-7 isoform 2 (isoform 2 is encoded by transcript variant 2) → MLRGQAREEDSVVLIDMASPEAGNGCSYGSTAQASEAGKQQVAPSRVGSSAKPPIDFVLVWEEDLRNQENPTKDKTDTHEVWRETFLENLCLAGLKIDQHDVQDEAAAVHYILLRAPWAVLCYYAEDLRLKLPLQELPNQASNWSATLLEWLGIPNILLEHVPDTPPEYYSCQFKASKLQWFLGSDNQDTFFTSTKRHQILFEILAKTPYGHEKKGLFGIDQLLAEGVFSAAFPLHDGPFSAVPESSQVLGLIQRQVLFQHWARWGKWNKYQPLDHVRRYFGEKVALYFAWLGFYTGWLLPAAVVGTVVFLVGCFLVFSDIPTQELCHSSDSFDMCPLCSDCSFWLLSSACTLAQAGRLFDHGGTVFFSLFMALWAVLLLEYWKRKNATLAYRWDCSDYEDIEERPRPQFAATAPMTALNPITGEDEPYFPEKNRVRRMLAGSVVLLMMVAVVIMCLVSVILYRAVMAIIVSRSDNAFLSAWASRIASLTGSVVNLVFILILSKVYVLLAQVLTRWEMHRTQTEFEDAFTLKVFIFQFVNFYASPVYIAFFKGRFVGYPGNYHTLFGIRNEECPAGGCLSELAQELLVIMVGKQIINNVQEVLVPKLKGCWQKFSRGKKAGTGTHPAPWEADYELLPCEGLFHEYLEMVLQFGFVTIFVAACPLAPLFALLNNWVEIRLDARKFVCEYRRPVAERAQDIGIWFHILTGLTHLAVISNAFLLAFSSDFLPRVYYSWTHAPDLHGFLNFTLARAPPTFTSAHNRTCRYRAFRDDDGHYSPTYWTLLAIRLAFVIVFEHVVFSIGRVLDLLVPDIPESVEIKVKREYYLAKQALAENEVTVGVTGG, encoded by the exons ATGCTGCGGGGGCAAGCGCGAGAAGAAGACAGCGTGGTGCTGATCGACATGGCCTCCCCTGAAGCAGGGAATGGATGCTCCTATGGGAGCACAGCCCAAGCCTCAGAG GCAGGTAAACAGCAGGTGGCCCCCAGCAGAGTTGGGAGCTCTGCCAAACCCCCAATTG attttgttcttgtttgggaAGAAGACCTGAGGAACCAAGAGAACCCCACGAAGgacaagacagacacacacgagGTCTGGCGGGAGACTTTTCTGGAGAATCTTTGCTTGGCTGGCCTGAAAATAGATCAG CATGATGTCCAGGATGAGGCCGCTGCAGTTCATTACATCCTCCTCCGCGCACCCTGGGCTGTGCTTTGCTACTATGCAGAAGACCTGCGCCTGAAGCTGCCTCTACAG GAGTTACCCAACCAGGCCTCCAACTGGTCAGCCACCCTTCTGGAGTGGCTGGGCATCCCCAATATCCTGCTGGAGCACGTGCCTGACACGCCCCCCGAGTATTACTCCTGCCAGTTCAAAGCAAGCAAGCTGCAATG GTTTCTTGGGAGTGACAACCAAGACACCTTCTTCACCAGCACCAAGAGGCATCAGATT CTATTTGAGATCCTGGCCAAGACTCCATATGGGCACGAGAAGAAAGGCCTGTTTGGGATTGACCAGCTGCTGGCAGAAGGTGTATTCAgtgcagccttccctctgcaTGAC GGCCCATTCTCTGCAGTCCCAGAGAGCTCACAGGTCCTGGGTCTCATCCAACGCCAAGTCTTATTCCAGCACTGGGCTCGCTGGGGCAAGTGGAACAAGTACCAGCCATTGGACCATGTGCGAAGGTACTTCGGGGAGAAGGTGGCTCTCTACTTCGCCTGGCTTG GGTTTTACACTGGTTGGCTCCTGCCTGCGGCAGTAGTGGGCACAGTGGTCTTCCTGGTGGGATGTTTCCTGGTGTTCTCAGACATACCAAC GCAGGAGCTGTGTCACAGCTCAGACAGCTTCGACATGTGCCCGCTGTGCTCCGACTGTTCTTTTTGGCTGCTCTCCAGTGCCTGCACCCTGGCCCAG GCTGGGCGGCTCTTCGACCATGGCGGCACCGTCTTCTTCAGTTTGTTCATGGCACTGTGGGCGGTGCTGCTTCTGGAGTACTGGAAGCGGAAAAACGCCACATTGGCCTACCGCTGGGACTGTTCTGACTATGAAGACATTGAG GAGAGGCCTCGGCCCCAGTTCGCTGCAACGGCCCCCATGACAGCCCTGAACCCCATCACGGGGGAAGATGAGCCCTACTTTCCTGAGAAGAATCGTGTACGCCGCATGCTGGCTGGTTCTGTGGTGCTCTTGATGATG GTGGCTGTGGTGATTATGTGCCTTGTATCTGTCATCCTGTACCGGGCCGTCATGGCTATCATTGTGTCCAGGTCAGACAACGCCTTCCTCTCTGCCTGG GCTTCACGGATTGCCAGCCTCACAGGGTCAGTGGTGAACCTTGTCTTCATCCTCATCCTCTCCAAGGTCTATGTGCTCCTGGCCCAGGTCCTAACAAGATGGG AGATGCACCGGACACAGACCGAGTTTGAGGATGCCTTCACCCTCAAGGTGTTCATCTTCCAGTTTGTGAATTTCTACGCCTCGCCCGTGTATATCGCCTTCTTCAAGGGCAG GTTTGTGGGATACCCGGGCAACTACCACACCTTGTTTGGAATCCGAAATGAGGAG TGTCCAGCTGGAGGCTGCCTCAGTGAGCTGGCACAGGAGCTCCTGGTCATCATGGTGGGCAAGCAGATCATCAATAACGTGCAGGAGGTTCTTGTCCC AAAGCTGAAAGGCTGCTGGCAGAAGTTCTCCAGGGGCAAGAAGGCTGGCACGGGGACCCACCCAGCACCTTGGGAGGCCGACTATGAGTTGCTGCCTTGTGAGGGGCTGTTTCACGAATACCTTGAAATGG TGCTGCAGTTTGGATTCGTCACCATCTTCGTAGCTGCCTGCCCGCTGGCGCCGCTTTTTGCCCTACTCAACAACTGGGTGGAGATCCGCCTAGATGCGCGCAAGTTCGTGTGCGAGTATCGGCGCCCAGTGGCGGAGCGCGCCCAGGACATCGGCATCTGGTTCCACATCCTAACGGGCCTCACACACCTCGCGGTCATCAGCAAT GCCTTCCTGCTGGCCTTCTCCTCCGACTTCCTGCCACGTGTCTACTACAGCTGGACGCACGCCCCTGACCTGCATGGCTTCCTCAATTTCACGCTGGCACGAGCACCGCCCACTTTCACCTCCGCACACAACCGCACTTGCAG GTACCGGGCTTTCCGGGATGATGATGGACACTATTCTCCGACTTACTGGACTCTCCTGGCCATCCGCCTGGCCTTTGTCATCGTATTTGAG CATGTGGTGTTCTCCATTGGCCGTGTTCTGGATCTCTTGGTTCCTGACATCCCAGAATCCGTGGAGATCAAGGTGAAGcgggaatactatttagctaaaCAAGCACTGGCTGAGAACGAG gTCACAGTAGGGGTTACCGGAGGCTGA